In Populus alba chromosome 1, ASM523922v2, whole genome shotgun sequence, a single window of DNA contains:
- the LOC118038576 gene encoding uncharacterized protein isoform X2: MYFEDFFAQNNEEDHNHDRNEHGSFSYDHDGSSSLVSDAASLVVKKSAGDHHGEQVVGLPINNNRSFKYSLSFKKRRTKGTLVDDALEDTASSPANSPKVYDDMMINQYKRSTKQKDNMEISQVLVDFIAI; encoded by the exons ATGTACTTTGAGGATTTCTTTGCCCAGAACAATGAAGAGGATCATAATCATGATCGAAATGAACATGGTTCTTTCTCGTATGATCATGATGGGAGTTCTTCACTAGTCTCTGATGCTGCTTCTTTGGTTGTGAAGAAGTCTGCTGGTGATCATCACGGTGAACAAGTTGTTGGGCTACCtattaataataacagaagTTTCAAATACAGTTTAAGtttcaagaaaagaagaacCAAAGGAACTTTGGTTGATGATGCTTTGGAGGATACTGCTAGTTCTCCTGCTAATAGTCCCAAG GTTTATGATGATATGATGATAAACCAATACAAAAGGAGCACAAAACAGAAAGATAACATGGAAATTTCACAG GttcttgtggattttattgcAATATAG
- the LOC118038576 gene encoding vascular-related unknown protein 4 isoform X1 has protein sequence MYFEDFFAQNNEEDHNHDRNEHGSFSYDHDGSSSLVSDAASLVVKKSAGDHHGEQVVGLPINNNRSFKYSLSFKKRRTKGTLVDDALEDTASSPANSPKVYDDMMINQYKRSTKQKDNMEISQDEASASKQVDKRSDFGFIGGGSDNAALKKKGLCLVPLSMVVNYLG, from the exons ATGTACTTTGAGGATTTCTTTGCCCAGAACAATGAAGAGGATCATAATCATGATCGAAATGAACATGGTTCTTTCTCGTATGATCATGATGGGAGTTCTTCACTAGTCTCTGATGCTGCTTCTTTGGTTGTGAAGAAGTCTGCTGGTGATCATCACGGTGAACAAGTTGTTGGGCTACCtattaataataacagaagTTTCAAATACAGTTTAAGtttcaagaaaagaagaacCAAAGGAACTTTGGTTGATGATGCTTTGGAGGATACTGCTAGTTCTCCTGCTAATAGTCCCAAG GTTTATGATGATATGATGATAAACCAATACAAAAGGAGCACAAAACAGAAAGATAACATGGAAATTTCACAG GACGAGGCAAGTGCTTCAAAGCAGGTAGATAAGAGAAGTGATTTCGGTTTTATTGGAGGGGGAAGTGACAACGCAGCACTGAAGAAAAAGGGTCTTTGCTTAGTTCCTCTGTCCATGGTAGTAAATTATCTTGGTTAA